CTATGAAGCATGTCCGGTCAAAATTCCGCTGCATGATATGCTCGTTTATTTACGCAGGCGTAAAGTGGAAGACGGCCATGGAAACAAAATGGAAAGCATGGGTATGAAGGGTTTTGCCGCCGTGGTTTCCAATTCCAAACGTTTCAGTGCGGCCATACGTCTGGGACAGATTGGGCAGAAGGCAGTTGTACGCAACAACGGCATTACTCTCAAGCTGGGTCCACTCAAAGGCTGGAACAAGTATCGGGTTGCGCCAAGCCTCGCCAAGAAATCCTTCCGGCAACAATGGAACAAACTGGATCAGGAACTGAACCAGGAGCAACCGGCCATGGATTCTTCCGTTCGCAGTCGCATGGAGCAGATTATTCGTGAACGAGAAGAGGGGGAGGGTACTAAGCATGGTCACTGAACATCAGCAATGGCTTGCACAATTGGAGAAGAAGTCCATGGAGAAACAGGAGCAGTTCATGAATGACATTGCTTCGAAATTGAGAAGACCAAGGCAACGCCATGCGCCGACCCAACCCTTTCGGGGAGCACCTGACTTTTGGACTGAATTGGAATGGGATGAAGAGAAGCGTATTCAAGCATTTACCGATAACTTTGTAAGTGTAGGCGCACACATTGCCCGGGTTCAGAACATGGAGGAAGTATCTCAATTTATAGCCAACAAATCTCATGAACTGAGTGCCAAGTATATCATTCGTCAGAATGAACAGGCGTTACAGGATCTCGGATTGGAAGAGCAGCTTCCGGATGTACAGATCTCAGTGTGGAATAGTCAGGCGGATGAGAACTGGAAGGCTCGGGCAGCTGAGGCTGATATCGGTGTGGTTATGGCGGATTATGCAACAGCATACACAGGCTCGGTCACTGTTCTTTCTTCACCGGAAAAAGGTCGTTCGGTCAGTCTCTTGCCTACGGTACTCATCATCATTATTCCAGTGGATCGACTGTACACCAGACTGGGTGAGACGCTGGATCGATTTGATGAAGTGGGAAGAGAGAATCTTCCGGCAGGCATCCACTTTATTTCCGGGCCAAGCCGCTCTTCCGATATTGAAAATGATTTAACCATTGGGGTACACGGACCAGGCATTGTATATGGTTTAATAATGGGTTAACGATGTGTTGAGCGTGATGGCACATCATGATTTTGATAACTGTCCGAGATGCAGTATTTGACTGCAGAGGGCAGTTTTTTATTTTTTTTGCTATAGTTAAAAGCTATTAAAATTATATTAATTATATATTTCACCTATTAATGATGGAGGTGTATAATCCATCTCAAGAGAGAATTCATATGAGATACAAAAGAGAAAGAGGAGGAGAAGTACAGATGAGTATATTTTCTTACCAAGTTCCGTTTATGGAGGGACACGAGGGTGAATTTTCTGCTTTTAAAGGGAAGGTGCTACTTATTGTGAATACAGCAAGTCGGTGCAGCTACTCCCGTCAATTCAGTGAACTTCAGCAGATGTATGAGAAATATGGTGATCTGGGGCTGGAGATTCTGGCGTTCCCGTGCAACCAGTTTAACGACAAAGAACCTGGCAGTAGCGCTGAGGTAGCCGAGTATTGCAGAAGTCAATTTCAGATATCCTTTCCGATCCTCGAGAAGGTTGAGGTTGTGGGGCAATCGATGCATCCATTGTTCCGTTATCTGATTGAAGAAGCGCCATTTCAAGGTTATGATCTGGACACGAAGCAAGGTCAGTGGATGGACACTTTTGTGAAGGAGAAGCATCCAGAATTGTACCAAGGAGACGGGATCAAATGGAATTTCACCAAATTCCTGATTGACCGCAGTGGAAACGTCCATGGCCGTTATGAAACGACAGTTGCTCCATTAGAGATGGAGTCCGCTATTCAGATTCTGTTAAAGAAATCATAAGTATATCGTAATCCCTGTCCTGAGGTCCTATGACTTTGGGACTGTTGAAGATTAGAACTGGAAATGTTAGGGTAAAAGAAGATAACGAAGTCCTCCATTTTTTTTAATCAAAAATGACCAATATACCATTCTGGTCATTTAGTTCTTTGATGGTTTTATCGTTATCTGGATGAAATATGAAAATGTGCAAAAAATAACTTGAATCTGTTGATCTGAAGAGTAAGTGTAATCGGGTCTGTAAATCCAGTCATTATTTTTAGTTGTAGAACTCTTAACTTGGAAAGAAGGAGTGAGCGTCATGCCACCAATTTCAGTGCCTCAACCAAAAACATTTGGCCCACTGGGCAATTTGCCGCAATTGAACTTTGAAGAGCCGGTGCAATCCTTGGTGAAACTGGCTGAAGAATATGGACCGATCTTTCGTATGGAGTACCCCGGGCGAAGTGAATTGTATATTTCCGGTCACGAACTGGTCGCCGAGGTAACAGATGAATCCAAATTCGACAAACGTGTGTGGGCACCCCTTGCGAAGGTTCGTGCTTTTGCAGGAGATGGACTATTTACGAGTTGGACCGAGGAGCCGAATTGGAAAAAAGCCCATAACGTACTGCTGCCAAGTTTCAGTCAACGTGCCATGCAGGGATATCACAACAAAATGATTGATCTGGCTGTGCAGCTGGTTCAGAAATGGTCACGATTGAACCCGGATGAGACGGTTAACGTCCCGGATGATATGACACGTCTTACGCTCGACACGATTGGCCTGTGTGGGTTCAACTATCGGTTTAACAGCTTCTATCGGGAAGAACCTCATCCATTCATTACGAGCATGGTTCGTGCGTTGGATGAATCCATGAGTTCATTGCAACGACTGCGTCTGCAAGACAAGCTGATGATCACCAAAAAGAAACAGTTTGAACAGGATATCCGTTCCATGTTCTCTTTGGTGGATCACATTATTGCCGAACGCAAAGAGAAACCGCAGGAAGGCGCAGATGATCTGTTGTCCCACATGCTCAGCGGCAAGGACCCGGAGACAGGAGAAACGCTGGATGATGAGAACATCCGTTATCAGATTATTACATTCCTGATTGCTGGACATGAGACCACAAGTGGACTGTTATCCTTCGCCGTTTATTATCTGATGAAGAACCCGGATACGCTGGCTAAAGCCCAAGCTGAGGTGGATCAGATACTGAAAGATCCGGTTCCCACGTACAACCAGGTTCGCAATCTGAAGTACGTTCGTATGGTTTTGAATGAAGCATTGCGCTTATGGCCTACGGCCCCGGCATTTTCTCTGTATGCAAAAGAGGACACGGTACTTGCGGGTCAATATCCTTTGCAAAAAGGAGACAGCGTCAGTGTACTTATTCCCAAGCTGCATCGCGACCGCGAAGCATGGGGAGACGACGTAGAGGAATTCCGCCCGGAACGGTTCGAAGATCCGAGCAAAGTGCCGCATGATGCCTATAAACCTTTTGGTAACGGTCAACGGGCCTGTATTGGTCAGCAGTTTGCACTTCAGGAAGCAACGCTGGTACTGGGCATGGTGTTGAAGCATTTTGACTTCATAGATCATTCTGATTATCAGTTAAAGGTGAAAGAAACGCTGACGCTCAAACCGGATAACTTCACAATTCGTGTACGTGCGCGTGGGGGGCAACCAGTCATGGCCGTTCCGGGTGTAGCGGTAGAAGAACCAAAGCCGGTTGCCAAAAGAACGGAGCCGGATGCGGCGAATGCCCACCACACACCGATGCTAGTTCTGTACGGTTCCAATCTGGGTACCGCTGAAGGCATTGCTCGTGAAATTGCGGATACTGCCAGATATCAGGGTTTCCGGAGTGAGGTCGCTGCGCTGGATGATCGTGTTGGCAAACTGCCAAAGGAGGGCGCCGTCATTATTGTCAGTGCATCCTATAACGGTCAGCCGCCAAGTAATGCCAAGATGTTTGTCGAGTGGATTGAACATGCGGATGCCAATGAATTCAAAGGTGTGCGTTTCGTCGTTCTTGGATGCGGTGACCACAACTGGGCCAGCACCTATCAGCGTATTCCGCGTTTAATAGATGAACAGTTATCTTCCAGAGGAGCAGAGCGGTTATCACCGCTGGGTGAGTCAGATGCCAGCGGTGATTTTGAGAAACAGGTGGAGGATTGGACAGAGCAATTATGGCCGGATCTCGCACGAACGATGGGACTGAAACTGAACACAAGCTCCAATAGCGAACGCAGTTCACTGTCTGTACAGTTTGTCAGCGGGCTCGCCGTAACACCGCTTGCGGATACGTATGATGCACATGTGGCAGAAGTACTTGAGAACAGGGAGCTTCACGACGCGGGAAGTGAACGAAGCACACGTCACCTGGAGATCAAATTGCCTGAAGGCATAACCTACAAGGAAGGCGATCACCTGGGCATTCTGCCGCAGAACCCACCGGAGCTGGTGGAACGTGTACTTCGTCGTTATGGATTCACCGGAACGGAGCATCTCGTTCTGGATGCATCCGGTCGCAGTGCCGCGCATCTGCCGCTGCATCAACCGGTGAACCTCTATGATCTGCTCAGTCATAGCGTTGAGCTTCAGGAGGCGACGACTCGTGCGCAGTTGAGAGAAATGGCAGCATACACCGTATGTCCACCGCATAAGAAAGAACTTGAAGCGCTGCTTGATGAATCTGTGTATATGGATGAAGTGCGGAATAAACGGATCTCCATGCTGGATTATCTGGTGAAATATGAGGCATGTGAACTGCCGTTTGAGCGTTTCCTTGAATTATTGCCTTCACTAAAAGCCAGATATTATTCGATCTCCAGTTCACCGCGTGTTCAGCCCGATCAAGCGAGTATTACGGTCAGTGTTGTGCGCGCCCCAGCATGGAGTGGACAGGGAGAATACAAAGGCATTGCGTCCAACTATCTGGCTAACCTGAAACCGGGTGACGAGATCGTCATGTTCACGCGGACACCGGAATCCGGGTTCCAACTGCCGGAGGATGCACAGGTTCCCGTTATCATGGTAGGTCCGGGTACAGGTGTTGCTCCATTCCGAGGTTTCTTGCAGGCAAGGCACGTATTGAAGGAACAAGGTCGTGAGGTTGGCGAAGCCCACCTGTACTTTGGATGCCGGAATCCCGAGCATGATTATCTGTACAAAAATGAATTGGAAGCAGCCCAGCAAGAAGGGCTTGTGAAACTTCATACGGCCTTCTCCCGTGTAGACGGGGAGGAGAAATGTTATGTACAGCATCTGATGAGAGACGATGCCCGTCATCTGATTCCTTTGTTTGAAGAGGGTGCGCATCTGTATATCTGCGGTGATGGCAGCAAGATGGCACCTGATGTGGAAGCCACACTCCAGCAGGCATACGCTGATATACATGGCAAATCCGCGAAGCAAGCAGAAGATTGGCTTAATCAGCTTCAGCAGGAAGGTCGTTATGCCAAGGATGTATGGACAGGCATCTGATGTACACATGTGAAGGGTCAGCTTGATCCGTAACTGGCTGAGCGGTGAGATACAGAAGCAGTTCTGTTCTCACCGCTTTTTGACATAAAATGATTCTTCAGCAGATAAGTGGTTGCATGGGTTATAATTATATATTGGAAGGGAGCACCCGTATGCAGACATTTGGGAACCATTGTATGGCTTGCGAAAAGAACCAGCTTTACTTCCGCCTACAAGGCCGTTTCAGGTTTTTTCTTCCGGTGGTTGGCCGATAGATCGACTCGACGCTGGAGAGAGGAAATAATATACGGGAAGGGACTCTGCCTTTTCCCTGGAGTTCAAGATAATCCAGTCCCACGCCCACAAGTCTGATATTGTTAAATGCATTCCTGGAAGGGAAAGTCGTACGGATTCCCACTCTGACGCCTCGCCGTGTTCGAGGAATATCAAATACCCGAATGGAATTCAGACTGAGTGGAATGAATAACTGCCGGTTTACTTTGATAAACTGCCTTGGATAGACACGACGAATACGTCCCGGTTCCAACCCGGAGAGTGGAGTATTCAGTTCTGCAAGGTGCCCCTGGAGTTCTGCCAGGCGCTGCTGAAGTGTTTTTCCAGTATGGAGATGCTGCCAGCTCATAAGTATTCCTCCGTTCGCCATTTGTACCTAGTATATGAAGGAACGGGGTAGGAAGGTGTACGTTTGATAGCCCATGTTCGTTAAGGCTAACGGGGTTTCTTTTATAATAGAGGAGTGATTCACATGATCGTAGAAATGTATAAAGACCTCATTAAGGATGAGCGTGGCAATTATTATCTGGCAGTACAGATGGATGGCAATGAGCTTACGCTCGTTAATGCATTCGTTGAAGCGGCATTCACGCCTGAACTGATCTACAATGAAGAGTTCCGTGCCAAACATAAAGAGATGGAAGGCGGGTTTGTAGGCAAAATTGCGATGGACCTGTTAAGGCATGATGTGGTCATGGGGATGAAGCAAATCGACCGCAAACTGTTGAACTTGTCGGATGTGGAACAGCATTTCACGGTAAATTATATTGATACGATTGAATTTTATCGTCACCCGGCGTGGAACCGTAAGGTGTAAGGTGAAACTCATCTCCTCTGTAACCAGAGAGAGAATGATTTCCGAAGTGGTAGTCAATTTTTCTATCTTGTGTCCTTATGAATAAGAAATAAAGAGATGTAAACCCGCAAAAGGGAAAAGCGCAAGTGCAGGGGCAGTAAACCTCCGCAACTTGCGCTTTTTGCATACAAACAATTAACGATACGTAGGATAGATGATGCCAATATCGCGCTCGGTGCTCAAATTTCCATCAGCATAACGCTGCATTTCATTTCCTTTGACCCGAATCGGAATGCGCTCTCCTTGATAGTAAAGCTTCCCCTCGACGGTGCGAACGCTCATTCCAATGATGCCTTTCAGATGTCCACTATGATCCGTCACCAGTCGAATCCCTGACGGGCCGTCCAGATGAACCTTGCCTTCCAGATATACCGTCATGCGATCAGGCGTGTTGACCAATTCATATCCTAATCCGTTGATTTTTCGGCTATAAGCCGTGTTACCAGATACGATCTCGCCATGATCCATATCGATGGGGAGCAGTCCGGTAAACCAAAGCTGATTCGATCCAACAGGCATAATTCCGCATAATCGCTCCACATAATCAAGGAGACAGAGGATGGAGG
This Paenibacillus xylanexedens DNA region includes the following protein-coding sequences:
- a CDS encoding LutC/YkgG family protein translates to MVTEHQQWLAQLEKKSMEKQEQFMNDIASKLRRPRQRHAPTQPFRGAPDFWTELEWDEEKRIQAFTDNFVSVGAHIARVQNMEEVSQFIANKSHELSAKYIIRQNEQALQDLGLEEQLPDVQISVWNSQADENWKARAAEADIGVVMADYATAYTGSVTVLSSPEKGRSVSLLPTVLIIIIPVDRLYTRLGETLDRFDEVGRENLPAGIHFISGPSRSSDIENDLTIGVHGPGIVYGLIMG
- a CDS encoding glutathione peroxidase, encoding MSIFSYQVPFMEGHEGEFSAFKGKVLLIVNTASRCSYSRQFSELQQMYEKYGDLGLEILAFPCNQFNDKEPGSSAEVAEYCRSQFQISFPILEKVEVVGQSMHPLFRYLIEEAPFQGYDLDTKQGQWMDTFVKEKHPELYQGDGIKWNFTKFLIDRSGNVHGRYETTVAPLEMESAIQILLKKS
- a CDS encoding bifunctional cytochrome P450/NADPH--P450 reductase; amino-acid sequence: MPPISVPQPKTFGPLGNLPQLNFEEPVQSLVKLAEEYGPIFRMEYPGRSELYISGHELVAEVTDESKFDKRVWAPLAKVRAFAGDGLFTSWTEEPNWKKAHNVLLPSFSQRAMQGYHNKMIDLAVQLVQKWSRLNPDETVNVPDDMTRLTLDTIGLCGFNYRFNSFYREEPHPFITSMVRALDESMSSLQRLRLQDKLMITKKKQFEQDIRSMFSLVDHIIAERKEKPQEGADDLLSHMLSGKDPETGETLDDENIRYQIITFLIAGHETTSGLLSFAVYYLMKNPDTLAKAQAEVDQILKDPVPTYNQVRNLKYVRMVLNEALRLWPTAPAFSLYAKEDTVLAGQYPLQKGDSVSVLIPKLHRDREAWGDDVEEFRPERFEDPSKVPHDAYKPFGNGQRACIGQQFALQEATLVLGMVLKHFDFIDHSDYQLKVKETLTLKPDNFTIRVRARGGQPVMAVPGVAVEEPKPVAKRTEPDAANAHHTPMLVLYGSNLGTAEGIAREIADTARYQGFRSEVAALDDRVGKLPKEGAVIIVSASYNGQPPSNAKMFVEWIEHADANEFKGVRFVVLGCGDHNWASTYQRIPRLIDEQLSSRGAERLSPLGESDASGDFEKQVEDWTEQLWPDLARTMGLKLNTSSNSERSSLSVQFVSGLAVTPLADTYDAHVAEVLENRELHDAGSERSTRHLEIKLPEGITYKEGDHLGILPQNPPELVERVLRRYGFTGTEHLVLDASGRSAAHLPLHQPVNLYDLLSHSVELQEATTRAQLREMAAYTVCPPHKKELEALLDESVYMDEVRNKRISMLDYLVKYEACELPFERFLELLPSLKARYYSISSSPRVQPDQASITVSVVRAPAWSGQGEYKGIASNYLANLKPGDEIVMFTRTPESGFQLPEDAQVPVIMVGPGTGVAPFRGFLQARHVLKEQGREVGEAHLYFGCRNPEHDYLYKNELEAAQQEGLVKLHTAFSRVDGEEKCYVQHLMRDDARHLIPLFEEGAHLYICGDGSKMAPDVEATLQQAYADIHGKSAKQAEDWLNQLQQEGRYAKDVWTGI